A genomic region of Gemmata massiliana contains the following coding sequences:
- a CDS encoding DUF1559 domain-containing protein, which produces MSVPSLSRSKRGFTLIELLVVIAIIAILIGLLLPAVQKVREAAARMKCSNNLKQLGLALHNFHDSNGKFPAAGVLTLAKPVPASNAPPNHHTWLTYLLPFVEQDNLFKQTNINAPAWGQPIMSTDVGLLRCPSDPGYAKSDETHNLAVTNYAGSEGYHWWSTAVFNPGTGTTGDYSGLFTVTRTFKFADVTDGTSNVVAIAETTSYGFKNGPFNAQGGGILRARGGEAVFRSAFVFTGYAGTSKFPPYMGADGSATPSVDGQWLSGLTAPYSFPPTYLTAWGINCDWPGASSMHGSSVNVARADGSVGNISTSMSWPIWVAVNGVGDGSVVSE; this is translated from the coding sequence ATGTCCGTCCCCTCTCTCTCTCGATCGAAGCGCGGGTTCACGCTGATTGAACTGCTGGTCGTGATTGCGATCATCGCGATCCTCATTGGTTTGCTCCTCCCGGCCGTCCAGAAGGTCCGCGAGGCCGCGGCCCGGATGAAGTGTAGCAACAACCTCAAGCAGCTCGGCCTGGCGCTGCACAACTTCCACGACTCCAACGGGAAGTTCCCGGCGGCCGGCGTGCTCACGCTGGCCAAGCCGGTGCCGGCCTCGAACGCCCCGCCCAACCACCACACCTGGCTCACGTACCTGTTGCCGTTCGTGGAACAGGACAACCTGTTCAAGCAGACGAACATCAACGCCCCCGCGTGGGGGCAACCGATCATGAGTACCGATGTGGGGCTCCTGCGCTGCCCCTCGGACCCCGGCTACGCCAAGTCCGACGAGACGCACAACCTCGCCGTCACCAACTACGCCGGGAGCGAAGGGTACCACTGGTGGTCGACGGCCGTGTTCAACCCGGGCACGGGCACAACGGGTGACTACTCCGGGCTGTTCACGGTCACCCGGACGTTCAAGTTCGCCGACGTCACCGACGGCACGTCGAACGTGGTGGCGATCGCGGAAACTACGAGCTACGGCTTCAAGAACGGTCCGTTCAACGCGCAGGGCGGGGGCATCCTCCGCGCCCGCGGCGGCGAAGCGGTGTTCCGCTCGGCGTTCGTGTTCACGGGGTACGCGGGTACCTCGAAGTTCCCCCCGTACATGGGCGCGGACGGTTCCGCGACGCCGAGCGTCGACGGGCAGTGGCTCAGCGGGCTCACCGCACCGTACAGCTTCCCGCCGACGTACCTGACCGCGTGGGGCATTAACTGCGACTGGCCCGGCGCCAGCTCGATGCACGGGAGCTCGGTCAACGTGGCCCGTGCGGACGGTTCGGTCGGCAATATCAGCACGAGCATGTCGTGGCCGATTTGGGTCGCGGTGAACGGTGTCGGCGACGGCTCCGTTGTGAGCGAGTGA
- a CDS encoding sigma-70 family RNA polymerase sigma factor, with the protein MFEITRLLNAVRVGDRKAAADLLPLVYDELRKLAAVRIAQEPSGHTLHATELVHEAYLRLVGEQQFDGRGHFFAAAAEAMRRILVDHARTKHAEKRGSKWNRVELADWHNVAQPPEQILAINDALDRLAATEPDKAKLVTMRFFGGATMPEAADALGVSLRTAERWWLFARSWLYTELLEAN; encoded by the coding sequence ATGTTCGAGATCACACGTTTACTGAACGCCGTTCGGGTCGGCGATCGTAAGGCCGCCGCGGACCTGCTCCCGCTCGTCTACGACGAGTTGCGGAAGCTCGCCGCGGTGCGAATCGCGCAGGAACCGTCGGGGCACACGCTCCACGCCACGGAACTGGTCCACGAGGCGTACCTGCGGCTGGTGGGCGAGCAGCAGTTCGACGGCCGCGGGCACTTCTTCGCGGCCGCGGCCGAGGCCATGCGCCGCATTCTGGTCGACCACGCCCGCACCAAGCACGCCGAGAAGCGCGGGTCCAAGTGGAACCGCGTGGAACTGGCCGACTGGCACAACGTCGCCCAGCCCCCGGAGCAGATTCTGGCGATCAACGACGCGCTCGACCGTCTCGCGGCCACTGAACCGGACAAGGCCAAACTCGTCACGATGCGGTTCTTCGGCGGCGCGACCATGCCGGAAGCGGCCGACGCCCTCGGCGTCTCCCTGCGCACCGCCGAGCGCTGGTGGCTGTTCGCCCGCTCCTGGCTCTACACCGAACTGCTCGAGGCGAACTAA
- a CDS encoding serine/threonine-protein kinase: MPESSPAESIFFGALERPPAERAAFLDETCHGNVELRGRIEQMLAAQPDLGAFLDQPAGTPTVNPNLPQEPAPVRDLSGAVIDGRYRLLELIGEGGMGTVWAADQLHPIKRRVAVKLIRGDQVGSRDVLARFGAERQAIARMDHPHIAKLLDAGTTGEADAHAIGVGCPYFVMELVAGVPLNEYCDAHTLPVVDRLRLFVQVCAAVQHAHQKGIIHRDLKPSNILVEHHDGKPVPRVIDFGLAKATGGARLPDETLFTRPGNVTGTPLYMAPEQADFNTADIDTRADVYALGVNLYELLTGTTPIEREWLKRAPLHEFLRLVRDSDPPTPSKRLSSTGVAPDVAAHRRTEPGKLGRFLRGDLDWVVMKALAKERDRRYETAAAFAEDIERFLNHEPVLAGPPGTAYRVRKFVRRNRVQVAAAGLVLLALLGGIAGTTIGLVRAEIRRAEAEQARGHEAEQREAAETARAGESDQRARAERGASRTRTALDSLTRIATGSTLDEDMYNVRNEPFLAEVLPFYQELAAEHGGNEESRARAAGAILRVGVIQYRLGRRPEAETAFRSAVAAYTALVADLPAVPEHRRHLVTSHENLAGMLDRASGADHYRQGFAIREKLAADFPALPWCRQSLAAGHRRMGQMDGSPLGRDEHFRRAVATLEQLVTDFPTAPEYHQDLAGTHNDVGVRLAREKPDAAEYHHRRAIEVQGKLVADFPTVAGYRNKLATYHYWLAALFDGRGDKAKSEEQRRANLTVLGKLATDVPTVAEYRYNLGISRTQLGDVLVDWGRQPAAEQEYRRAAADLKQACALDPGNEYYRFRLALAHDHLGVFAVRRGDGATAELHFREVVAFREQSVAQFPGAHETELARSSCNLGVIVRENGRPGESLVWFEKSLGLATAVRARDPKWTGAPELLGMIHRCRAVAYHRVGKFTEAAKEWDRAFELLPKAGQGLPESEVEMLSQVNSVPRAEVDVAVLSASGDWSAGQLYSFACVSARANDRPPAKRKKEHADRAMELLSRSVKAGFTDADRVGTDPDLALLRDRDDFKKLLADLRKK; encoded by the coding sequence ATGCCCGAATCCTCCCCGGCCGAATCCATCTTCTTCGGCGCCCTTGAGCGCCCCCCGGCCGAGCGCGCCGCGTTCCTGGATGAGACGTGCCACGGGAACGTCGAACTCCGGGGGCGGATCGAGCAAATGCTCGCCGCCCAGCCGGACCTGGGCGCGTTCCTCGACCAACCGGCCGGTACGCCCACCGTGAACCCCAACCTGCCGCAAGAGCCCGCGCCCGTGCGGGACCTGTCCGGCGCGGTCATCGACGGCCGGTACCGGTTGCTCGAACTGATCGGCGAGGGCGGGATGGGCACGGTGTGGGCCGCGGACCAGTTGCACCCGATCAAGCGGCGGGTGGCCGTGAAACTGATCCGCGGCGATCAGGTGGGCTCGCGGGACGTCCTGGCCCGGTTCGGGGCGGAGCGCCAGGCGATCGCCCGGATGGACCACCCGCACATCGCCAAGTTGCTCGACGCCGGCACCACCGGCGAGGCCGACGCGCACGCGATCGGGGTCGGGTGCCCGTACTTCGTGATGGAACTGGTCGCCGGCGTTCCACTCAACGAGTACTGCGACGCTCACACGTTGCCCGTCGTGGACCGGCTCCGCTTGTTCGTGCAGGTCTGCGCGGCGGTGCAGCACGCGCACCAGAAGGGGATCATTCACCGGGATCTCAAACCGTCCAACATCCTGGTCGAGCACCACGACGGAAAGCCCGTCCCGCGGGTCATCGACTTCGGCCTGGCGAAGGCCACGGGCGGCGCGCGCCTGCCCGACGAGACCCTGTTCACCCGGCCGGGCAACGTGACCGGCACGCCCCTGTACATGGCCCCGGAACAGGCGGATTTTAACACTGCCGACATCGACACGCGCGCGGACGTCTACGCGCTCGGCGTGAACCTCTACGAGCTGCTGACCGGGACCACGCCCATCGAGCGCGAGTGGCTCAAACGGGCGCCGCTCCACGAGTTCCTCCGACTCGTCCGCGACAGCGACCCGCCGACCCCGAGCAAGCGACTGAGCTCGACCGGCGTGGCGCCCGACGTGGCCGCGCACCGGCGCACGGAACCCGGGAAGCTCGGGCGGTTCCTCCGCGGGGATCTGGATTGGGTCGTCATGAAGGCGCTGGCGAAGGAGCGGGACCGGCGGTACGAGACGGCCGCGGCCTTCGCGGAGGACATCGAGCGGTTCCTGAACCACGAGCCGGTCCTGGCCGGTCCGCCGGGTACCGCGTACCGGGTGCGCAAGTTCGTGCGCCGCAATCGGGTGCAGGTGGCCGCGGCGGGGTTGGTGCTGCTCGCCCTGTTGGGCGGAATCGCGGGAACAACAATCGGACTGGTTCGGGCCGAGATCCGGCGCGCGGAAGCGGAGCAGGCCCGGGGGCACGAAGCCGAACAGCGAGAAGCGGCGGAGACTGCCCGGGCCGGTGAATCCGACCAGCGGGCGCGGGCCGAGCGGGGGGCGAGTCGGACCCGGACGGCGCTCGACTCTCTCACGCGGATCGCGACCGGATCGACCCTCGACGAAGATATGTACAACGTCCGGAACGAGCCGTTCCTGGCCGAGGTGCTCCCGTTCTATCAGGAGCTCGCTGCGGAGCACGGGGGCAACGAGGAGTCGCGCGCCAGGGCCGCGGGCGCGATACTGCGGGTCGGTGTCATCCAGTACCGCCTCGGGCGCCGCCCGGAGGCGGAAACCGCCTTCCGCTCGGCCGTCGCCGCGTACACCGCGCTGGTGGCAGACCTCCCGGCTGTGCCCGAACATCGCCGGCACCTCGTCACCTCCCACGAGAACCTCGCCGGTATGCTGGATCGCGCGAGCGGGGCGGACCACTACCGCCAGGGCTTTGCGATCCGGGAAAAGTTGGCCGCCGACTTCCCCGCTCTCCCCTGGTGCCGTCAATCGCTGGCCGCCGGTCACCGCCGAATGGGACAGATGGACGGGAGCCCGCTGGGGCGGGACGAGCATTTCCGTCGGGCGGTCGCGACCCTGGAGCAGCTCGTCACCGACTTCCCGACTGCTCCGGAGTACCACCAGGATCTGGCCGGAACTCACAACGACGTCGGCGTCCGGCTGGCGCGGGAAAAGCCGGACGCGGCCGAATACCACCACCGCCGGGCCATCGAGGTTCAGGGAAAACTGGTCGCCGACTTTCCAACGGTTGCGGGGTACCGCAATAAGCTCGCGACCTACCACTACTGGTTGGCGGCCCTGTTCGACGGGCGCGGCGACAAGGCGAAATCGGAGGAGCAGCGCCGCGCGAACCTGACGGTCCTGGGGAAACTGGCCACCGACGTCCCCACGGTCGCGGAGTACCGCTACAACCTCGGCATTAGTCGCACCCAGTTGGGGGACGTTCTGGTCGACTGGGGGAGGCAACCGGCGGCGGAGCAGGAGTACCGCCGGGCCGCCGCGGACCTCAAGCAGGCGTGCGCCCTGGACCCGGGCAACGAGTACTATCGGTTCCGGCTGGCGCTCGCTCACGACCACCTGGGGGTGTTCGCGGTGCGCCGGGGCGACGGGGCCACAGCGGAACTACACTTCCGCGAGGTCGTGGCCTTCCGGGAACAATCGGTTGCCCAGTTTCCGGGGGCGCACGAGACCGAACTCGCCCGCAGCTCTTGCAACCTCGGTGTGATCGTCCGCGAGAACGGTCGGCCCGGGGAGAGCCTCGTTTGGTTCGAGAAATCACTCGGTCTCGCGACGGCGGTGCGCGCGCGCGATCCGAAGTGGACCGGTGCCCCGGAACTGCTCGGGATGATCCACCGGTGCCGGGCGGTCGCGTACCACCGTGTCGGGAAGTTCACCGAAGCGGCGAAGGAGTGGGACCGGGCCTTCGAGCTGCTCCCTAAAGCCGGGCAGGGGCTCCCGGAGTCGGAGGTCGAGATGCTCTCCCAGGTGAACAGCGTGCCCCGGGCCGAGGTCGACGTCGCGGTGCTGAGCGCGTCCGGGGACTGGAGCGCCGGTCAACTTTACAGCTTCGCTTGCGTGTCCGCGCGGGCCAACGACCGGCCCCCCGCGAAGAGGAAAAAGGAACACGCCGACCGCGCGATGGAACTCCTGTCCCGGTCCGTGAAAGCCGGATTCACCGACGCCGATCGGGTCGGGACGGACCCGGATCTCGCGCTGCTTCGCGACCGCGACGACTTCAAGAAGCTACTCGCGGATCTCCGGAAGAAGTGA
- a CDS encoding DUF1501 domain-containing protein, which produces MTALPPDRRSFLRTAGGGFGALALAAMLGEDGLLADEKPIDPLAPKKPHFEPSAKRVIFLFMSGGPSHVDTFDPKPELTRFHGQKLPESFGPVKTRRGVDKNKLLASARTFKKHGKSGIEVSDWFPHVAERVDDICLLRGCHGDSVTHPESVYLMNTGSILMGRPSLGAWVSYGLGTENRNMPAFVVMPDPGGWPKGGAPAWGNGYVPAAYQGTVVKGGQAPIEHLATPSGVSAAQQRRTLDFIAESNRAFGTTRSADSELSARIAAYELAYRMQAHAPDVVDLTKETEETKALYGLDRKETAEFGTRCLLARRMVERGVRFVQLYSGDTNGWDAHSDLEKNHGTLCLQSDKPIAGLLTDLKRRGLLKDTLVVWGGEFGRTPMTEGTNGRDHNPHGFSMWLAGGGIKGGQALGATDAIGLRAAEDKTHVHDVHATILHLLGFNHLKLTFRHNGRNERLTDNAGEVIDKAIA; this is translated from the coding sequence ATGACCGCTCTTCCCCCCGATCGCCGATCGTTTCTCCGTACCGCGGGCGGCGGGTTCGGTGCCCTCGCGCTCGCGGCGATGCTCGGCGAGGACGGGTTGCTCGCGGACGAGAAGCCGATCGACCCGCTCGCGCCGAAGAAGCCGCACTTCGAGCCGAGCGCGAAGCGGGTCATCTTCCTGTTCATGTCGGGCGGCCCGTCGCACGTGGACACGTTCGACCCGAAGCCCGAACTCACGCGGTTCCACGGTCAAAAACTCCCCGAATCGTTCGGCCCGGTGAAGACGCGGCGCGGCGTGGACAAGAACAAACTGCTCGCCTCCGCGCGCACGTTCAAGAAACACGGCAAGAGCGGTATCGAGGTGTCCGACTGGTTCCCGCACGTCGCGGAGCGCGTCGACGACATCTGTTTGCTCCGCGGGTGCCACGGCGACAGTGTGACCCACCCCGAGTCCGTGTACCTGATGAACACCGGGTCGATCCTGATGGGACGGCCCAGCCTCGGTGCGTGGGTCAGCTACGGGCTCGGCACCGAGAACCGGAACATGCCCGCGTTCGTGGTGATGCCCGACCCGGGTGGGTGGCCGAAGGGCGGCGCGCCCGCGTGGGGCAACGGTTACGTCCCGGCCGCGTACCAGGGCACCGTTGTGAAGGGCGGTCAGGCGCCGATCGAGCACCTCGCCACCCCGTCCGGCGTGAGCGCCGCACAGCAGCGCCGAACGCTCGACTTCATCGCGGAGAGCAATCGCGCGTTCGGCACGACCCGCTCGGCGGACTCGGAGCTGTCGGCGCGCATTGCGGCCTACGAACTCGCGTACCGGATGCAGGCCCACGCGCCGGACGTGGTCGATCTCACAAAGGAAACCGAGGAGACGAAGGCGCTCTACGGCCTCGACCGCAAGGAAACGGCCGAGTTCGGCACGCGGTGCCTGCTCGCGCGCCGGATGGTGGAGCGCGGCGTGCGGTTCGTGCAGCTCTACAGCGGCGACACGAACGGCTGGGACGCGCACTCCGATCTGGAGAAAAACCACGGCACGCTCTGCCTTCAAAGCGATAAGCCGATTGCAGGTCTGTTGACGGACCTGAAGCGCCGCGGGCTACTGAAAGACACGCTCGTGGTGTGGGGCGGGGAGTTCGGGCGCACCCCGATGACCGAGGGGACGAACGGGCGCGACCACAACCCGCACGGGTTCTCCATGTGGCTCGCCGGTGGCGGCATCAAGGGCGGGCAAGCGCTCGGCGCCACGGACGCGATCGGGCTGCGCGCGGCCGAAGACAAAACGCACGTCCACGACGTTCACGCGACGATCCTGCACCTGCTCGGGTTCAACCACCTGAAGCTCACGTTCCGGCACAACGGCCGCAACGAGCGCCTCACCGACAACGCCGGCGAGGTGATCGATAAGGCCATCGCGTAG